One Sphingobium sp. Z007 genomic region harbors:
- a CDS encoding VRR-NUC domain-containing protein has product MKRLLDRLFGTNKIEVASAAVEPLVQLQVREFSDRLITIDALDFVGQFAKSPNGQFRLIWSDRNPEGTIGGYRTEGHGRWALLEHDRLICEGRLERPQDGKVANDGTFILNDWMFGEGLKGRLVAFRRDGTAILARDIAANLMSNGLSNDGRFAIYQTANAPGSPDSSVYMLYDLTAETEIARWEPETGWAEGYEFDTAARQVFLIQRDAERVAYHFDGTMIDREGWQARRVAGGDLIVIRSLLADASQMHDADFVARIIAGLDRAAQDNDIHVRARALRLRGELLEEAGHGAAALVAYDQALALDPQIGVTRRADKLRKALSPGSVPDRKRSKFERQADRVGITHEVIALNCGEPKLWRHGPEDTWASVEEAALAHYVAQGWSGAAAEGGLMLTLIKAASFSRLQPRNADTFIEALYTQNVAFDEDRFTRSALIDACERATTAQLSRNWALIAATAGKTPAFYPRVHWHHVSGLFEALGTERLAAIARLFANAPYDLRAGWPDLTLWRNREVRFVEIKAPSDSMHASQTRLITTILKPLGYQVTLTEVRPA; this is encoded by the coding sequence GTGAAGCGCCTGCTTGATCGGCTGTTCGGCACGAACAAGATTGAAGTTGCTTCAGCGGCTGTGGAGCCGTTAGTGCAACTTCAAGTTCGCGAATTTTCGGACCGGCTCATCACAATCGACGCGCTCGACTTCGTCGGGCAGTTCGCCAAGTCACCAAACGGCCAGTTTCGGCTGATCTGGTCGGATCGCAATCCGGAAGGAACGATCGGCGGCTATCGCACCGAGGGCCATGGGCGCTGGGCCTTGCTCGAACACGACCGCCTCATCTGCGAAGGCCGGCTGGAGCGTCCACAGGACGGGAAGGTTGCGAACGACGGCACCTTCATTCTCAACGACTGGATGTTTGGCGAAGGACTCAAAGGGCGGCTCGTCGCCTTCCGCCGCGACGGAACCGCGATCCTGGCGCGCGACATCGCCGCCAACCTGATGAGCAACGGCCTGTCGAATGACGGCCGGTTCGCCATCTACCAAACCGCTAACGCACCCGGCAGCCCAGATAGCAGCGTCTACATGCTGTACGACCTGACTGCGGAGACCGAGATCGCGCGCTGGGAACCGGAGACCGGGTGGGCCGAGGGATATGAATTCGACACCGCTGCGCGGCAGGTGTTTCTGATCCAACGCGATGCCGAGCGGGTCGCATATCACTTCGACGGCACCATGATCGACCGCGAAGGCTGGCAGGCACGTCGCGTCGCCGGCGGCGACCTAATCGTCATCCGATCGCTGCTCGCGGATGCCAGCCAAATGCACGATGCCGATTTCGTTGCGCGGATCATCGCGGGGCTCGATCGCGCCGCCCAGGATAACGACATCCATGTCCGCGCTCGCGCCTTACGCCTTCGCGGCGAATTGCTCGAGGAAGCCGGGCACGGGGCAGCAGCGCTCGTCGCCTATGATCAGGCGCTCGCGCTCGACCCGCAGATTGGCGTGACGCGGCGGGCGGACAAACTGCGCAAGGCACTGTCGCCAGGATCTGTGCCGGATCGCAAGCGCAGCAAGTTCGAACGGCAGGCCGATCGCGTCGGGATCACGCATGAAGTGATCGCCCTCAACTGCGGCGAGCCCAAACTATGGCGGCATGGTCCTGAGGACACATGGGCGAGCGTTGAGGAAGCAGCACTCGCCCACTATGTGGCACAGGGCTGGTCGGGCGCGGCGGCCGAAGGCGGGTTGATGCTCACCCTGATCAAGGCCGCATCCTTCTCGCGGCTCCAGCCGCGCAACGCCGACACCTTTATCGAAGCGCTCTACACGCAGAATGTTGCCTTCGACGAGGATCGCTTCACCCGCAGCGCGCTGATCGATGCCTGCGAGCGCGCAACGACCGCACAGCTCAGCCGGAACTGGGCGCTGATCGCCGCCACCGCCGGCAAGACACCCGCCTTCTATCCGCGAGTCCATTGGCATCATGTCAGCGGCCTGTTCGAAGCGCTCGGCACCGAGCGATTGGCGGCGATCGCGCGGCTTTTCGCCAACGCGCCCTATGATCTGCGAGCCGGCTGGCCTGATTTGACGCTCTGGCGAAATAGGGAGGTTCGGTTTGTCGAGATCAAAGCGCCGTCAGACTCGATGCATGCCAGCCAGACGCGGCTGATCACAACTATTCTCAAACCGCTCGGCTATCAGGTCACGCTCACCGAGGTGCGGCCCGCCTGA
- the istB gene encoding IS21-like element helper ATPase IstB, with protein sequence MNHGGAASRVDNIRRSLVHLKMPRALEMLDATLRGIEQGKIDGIEAIDILLHEELSLRENRRIKAALRMARLPIIKTLDGYDFSFQPSLDRNRILALAGLDFINRAEVVHLLGPPGTGKSHIATALAVEAVKAGKSVYFIPLADLIASLTKAEREGTLRERIRFLCRSSLLVVDEIGYLPVTPGGGNLFFQLVNARYEKGAMILTSNRGFAEWGDVFGDPVVATALLDRLLHHAVVIQIEGSSYRMRQHADLLPEHARMAPSINPPPLPKRRGRPPAKEKPDLHHG encoded by the coding sequence ATGAACCATGGGGGTGCCGCATCCCGCGTCGATAATATCCGCCGCAGCCTGGTCCATCTCAAAATGCCACGCGCCCTGGAGATGCTCGACGCCACCCTGCGCGGCATAGAGCAGGGCAAAATCGATGGCATCGAGGCCATCGACATATTGCTGCACGAAGAACTGTCGCTCCGGGAGAACCGCAGGATCAAGGCGGCCCTGCGCATGGCAAGGCTGCCGATCATCAAGACTCTGGACGGATATGACTTCTCCTTCCAGCCATCGCTCGACCGGAACCGCATCCTGGCGCTCGCTGGCCTGGACTTCATCAACCGGGCCGAGGTGGTGCATCTGTTGGGTCCTCCCGGTACCGGGAAAAGCCATATCGCCACGGCCCTTGCTGTCGAGGCCGTGAAGGCGGGCAAGAGCGTCTACTTCATCCCGCTCGCCGATCTGATCGCTTCACTGACCAAGGCGGAACGGGAGGGCACGCTGCGCGAGAGGATCCGCTTCCTATGCCGATCCTCCCTGCTCGTCGTAGATGAGATCGGGTATCTTCCCGTCACGCCCGGGGGCGGCAATCTCTTCTTCCAGCTCGTCAACGCCCGATATGAAAAGGGTGCCATGATCCTGACCTCCAACCGCGGCTTCGCCGAATGGGGTGATGTCTTTGGCGATCCGGTGGTGGCCACCGCGCTGCTCGACCGCCTTCTTCACCACGCTGTGGTCATCCAGATCGAGGGCTCCAGCTATCGCATGCGACAGCACGCCGACCTCCTGCCCGAGCATGCGCGCATGGCACCGTCCATCAACCCACCGCCCTTGCCGAAACGGCGCGGCCGCCCGCCAGCAAAGGAAAAGCCCGATCTCCATCACGGCTGA
- a CDS encoding restriction endonuclease produces the protein MGHIIMPAFAFRSSLSEDSGVRSGLALSEADMLAHLPVDHHLRERLISDEVLRLGSDDYAEAVGDLLFALGATPKPGMPTLGMRLMALLGGDWRSQFALQELLTIEPVANHYLRLRNQNNDEQAAIFVELKAMVDGKVGVFDALIEAMTHDLAFNPHFTRDVANADMVALTALFASEQLPADGAQYFDQRFINYLGSQPDKLGDIHWRQFEGLTAEWFQRSGYDVELGPGRNDGSVDLRLWYRGGQPGAPPAVIVQCKRQKQKVERVVVKALYADMLEERAGAGLVVTTSDVSPGAAKDVRARAYPITTANRCQRAPKIPQKWASKIP, from the coding sequence ATGGGCCATATCATCATGCCGGCCTTCGCCTTTCGCAGTTCGCTCAGCGAAGACAGCGGCGTGCGCTCGGGCCTTGCGCTGAGCGAGGCGGACATGCTGGCGCATCTGCCCGTCGACCATCATCTGCGCGAACGCCTGATCAGCGACGAGGTCCTGCGCCTCGGATCGGACGACTATGCCGAGGCGGTCGGCGATCTCCTGTTCGCGCTCGGGGCTACACCGAAACCCGGCATGCCGACGCTCGGTATGCGCCTGATGGCGCTGCTTGGAGGTGATTGGCGGTCGCAGTTCGCACTTCAGGAGTTGCTGACCATCGAGCCGGTCGCGAACCATTATCTGCGCTTGCGCAACCAGAATAACGATGAGCAGGCGGCGATCTTCGTCGAGCTGAAAGCCATGGTCGACGGCAAGGTGGGCGTGTTCGATGCGCTGATCGAGGCGATGACTCACGATTTGGCCTTTAATCCCCATTTCACGCGCGATGTTGCCAACGCCGATATGGTCGCGCTCACCGCGCTGTTCGCCAGCGAGCAACTGCCGGCCGACGGCGCGCAGTATTTCGACCAGCGGTTCATCAACTATCTGGGCAGCCAGCCCGACAAATTGGGCGATATCCATTGGCGGCAGTTCGAGGGTCTGACCGCCGAGTGGTTCCAGCGCAGCGGCTATGACGTCGAGCTGGGGCCAGGCCGCAACGATGGCAGCGTCGACCTGCGGCTTTGGTATCGCGGCGGGCAGCCGGGTGCGCCGCCCGCGGTCATCGTCCAGTGCAAGCGGCAGAAGCAGAAGGTCGAGCGTGTAGTGGTGAAGGCGCTCTATGCCGACATGCTCGAAGAGCGCGCGGGTGCAGGGCTGGTCGTCACGACGAGCGACGTCAGCCCAGGCGCCGCCAAGGATGTCCGCGCACGCGCCTATCCGATCACCACGGCAAACAGATGTCAACGGGCGCCGAAGATTCCGCAAAAGTGGGCATCTAAAATTCCCTAG
- the istA gene encoding IS21 family transposase: MIRLGELMMILELHRQGVSISAIARRTGRDPKTIRKYIERGIEAPVYGPRMLGRPNKLAPYLEFLRERVTAFPDLTAARLTREIRELGYMGAYTAVKRFLAAIRPENGPKPFEVRFETPPGVQAQVDFARFVVEFTDEPGVSRIVWLFSLVLGHSRFLFARYVMHQDLQTLLRCHMQAFEALGGVPIEILYDRMKTAVTGEDDQGHIIYNRSLLALAGHYRFVPRACRPYRAKTKGKVERPFSYIRKDFFLGRSFRNLDDLNVQLIDWLDTVANVRVHGTTQRIIAEAFAAEQPELQLLPAGRFDAVLKLERRVSHDGMVSVGGNYYSVPDRTRRVVEIQQLPDKIRIVDLGQVIAEHPVLEGRRQYRIDPAHRTGGSGAKRRIHGKEVIAIGRIGEHVAVRSLAIYQAIGSQLARGERP; the protein is encoded by the coding sequence ATGATCCGACTTGGAGAATTGATGATGATCCTCGAACTACATCGGCAGGGCGTATCGATATCCGCCATTGCCCGACGCACTGGTCGCGATCCCAAGACCATCCGAAAATATATCGAACGGGGCATCGAGGCCCCGGTTTACGGCCCTCGCATGCTGGGTCGACCGAACAAACTGGCACCCTATCTGGAATTTTTGCGTGAGCGAGTGACGGCCTTTCCCGATCTGACGGCGGCGCGCCTGACGCGGGAAATCCGTGAGCTGGGATATATGGGCGCCTATACCGCGGTAAAGCGGTTCCTGGCAGCGATCCGGCCGGAAAACGGCCCCAAGCCCTTCGAGGTTCGGTTCGAGACGCCGCCTGGCGTGCAGGCGCAGGTGGACTTTGCCCGGTTCGTCGTCGAATTTACCGATGAGCCCGGCGTCAGCCGGATCGTCTGGCTATTTAGCCTGGTGCTGGGACATTCGCGCTTCCTGTTTGCGCGCTACGTCATGCACCAGGATCTCCAAACTCTGTTGCGCTGTCATATGCAGGCCTTTGAAGCGCTCGGCGGCGTCCCGATCGAGATCCTCTACGATCGCATGAAAACCGCCGTGACCGGGGAAGATGATCAGGGCCATATCATCTACAATCGATCATTGCTGGCCCTGGCGGGGCATTACCGCTTCGTGCCACGCGCCTGCCGTCCCTATCGGGCCAAGACCAAGGGAAAGGTCGAGCGGCCGTTCAGCTATATCCGCAAGGACTTCTTCCTGGGCCGGAGCTTCCGCAATCTGGACGATCTCAATGTCCAGCTGATCGACTGGCTCGATACCGTCGCCAATGTCCGTGTCCACGGGACGACGCAGCGGATTATTGCTGAAGCCTTCGCCGCCGAGCAGCCTGAGTTGCAGCTGCTCCCGGCGGGTCGCTTTGACGCCGTTCTGAAGCTGGAGCGCCGCGTCAGCCACGATGGGATGGTCTCTGTCGGCGGCAATTACTACAGCGTTCCCGATCGCACCCGGCGCGTCGTCGAAATCCAGCAGTTGCCCGACAAGATCCGGATCGTAGACCTGGGCCAGGTCATTGCCGAGCACCCGGTTCTTGAGGGGCGTCGGCAGTACAGGATCGATCCTGCGCATCGGACAGGCGGCAGCGGCGCCAAGCGCCGTATCCATGGCAAAGAGGTAATCGCCATCGGTCGTATAGGCGAGCATGTCGCTGTGCGCTCCCTGGCCATCTATCAGGCGATCGGCAGCCAACTGGCGCGGGGAGAACGGCCATGA